A genome region from Natronosalvus rutilus includes the following:
- a CDS encoding CDC48 family AAA ATPase, which yields MTETDDGVTLTVRAAEKRDAGRGVARIPETARRKLGVLSGDTVVIEGEGRTVAKMWPADPAIPEQVVQIDADTRANAGVNVGDTVEVRATDGSSIREAETVTLSPPPSLSDAESRLAERVANQKLRNRPIRAGEQIRIEGVAADPFTVVETEPAGDVQITGSTTVLVFDDTDSDGADAPSSTPSRDADGRASSGSAAPSDRPSGVTYEDIGGLDEELEQVREMIELPISEPELFKRLGVEPPSGVLLYGPPGTGKTLIARAVANEVEANFVTISGPEIMSKYKGESEEQLRQTFQEARENAPTIIFFDEIDSIAGTRDDDGDAENRIVGQLLTLMDGLDARGEVIVIGATNRVDTIDPALRRGGRFDREIQIGVPDMVGRREILEVHTRGMPLAEDVNVDKIASRTHGFVGADLDSVVTEAAMAAIRRRPTDADERAAWSANPTVTRADFDTALAAVEPSAMREYVAESPNTDFADVGGLEDAKQVLRESVEWPLTYERLFDRTNTDPPSGVLLYGPPGTGKTLLARALAGETDVNFVRVDGPEIVDRYVGESEKAIRKVFERARQSAPSIVFFDEIDAIAANRDDGHEVTDRVVSQLLTELDGMRENPNLVVLAATNRKDHLDPALLRPGRLDTHVLVPEPDLEARRKILEVHGRGKPFGEDVDLDALVDDLEGYTGADLEALVRDASMRAIREVATKYGPEEANEHADDVVVEQRHFEAARDVVDAKR from the coding sequence ATGACCGAGACTGACGACGGCGTCACGCTGACCGTGCGCGCGGCGGAGAAGCGCGACGCCGGCCGTGGCGTCGCACGGATCCCCGAGACGGCGCGGCGAAAACTCGGCGTGTTGAGCGGCGACACCGTCGTCATCGAGGGCGAGGGACGAACCGTCGCGAAGATGTGGCCGGCGGATCCGGCGATCCCGGAGCAGGTCGTCCAGATCGACGCCGACACCCGCGCGAACGCTGGCGTGAACGTGGGCGATACCGTCGAGGTTCGAGCGACAGACGGTTCGTCCATCCGAGAGGCCGAAACCGTCACGCTCTCGCCGCCGCCGTCGCTGAGCGACGCCGAGTCGCGACTGGCCGAGCGCGTCGCCAACCAGAAACTGCGCAACCGACCGATCCGTGCTGGCGAACAGATTCGGATCGAGGGCGTCGCGGCCGACCCCTTCACCGTCGTCGAGACCGAACCCGCGGGCGACGTCCAGATCACCGGCTCCACGACCGTGCTGGTCTTCGACGACACCGATTCCGACGGTGCGGACGCGCCGAGTTCGACGCCGTCTCGAGACGCCGACGGGCGAGCGTCGTCGGGGTCGGCGGCCCCGTCGGACCGTCCCTCCGGCGTCACCTACGAGGACATCGGCGGCCTCGACGAGGAACTCGAGCAGGTCCGGGAGATGATCGAGTTACCGATCTCCGAACCCGAGCTGTTCAAACGTCTCGGGGTCGAGCCGCCGTCGGGCGTCCTGCTGTACGGACCACCCGGCACGGGGAAGACGCTGATCGCCCGTGCGGTGGCCAACGAGGTCGAGGCCAACTTCGTGACGATCTCTGGGCCGGAGATCATGTCGAAGTACAAAGGCGAATCCGAGGAGCAACTTCGACAGACCTTCCAGGAGGCCCGCGAGAACGCCCCGACGATCATCTTCTTCGACGAAATCGACTCAATCGCGGGGACGCGCGACGACGACGGCGACGCCGAGAACCGGATCGTCGGCCAGTTGCTGACCCTGATGGACGGGCTCGACGCCCGCGGCGAGGTGATCGTGATCGGGGCGACGAATCGGGTGGACACCATCGACCCCGCACTCCGGCGTGGCGGCCGCTTCGACCGCGAGATCCAGATCGGCGTTCCCGACATGGTCGGTCGACGCGAGATCCTCGAGGTCCACACCCGTGGGATGCCCCTGGCCGAGGACGTCAACGTCGACAAAATCGCGAGTCGAACCCACGGCTTCGTCGGCGCGGACCTCGATTCCGTCGTCACCGAGGCTGCGATGGCCGCCATCCGCCGCCGTCCCACCGACGCCGACGAGCGCGCGGCCTGGAGCGCGAATCCCACGGTTACCCGGGCGGACTTCGACACCGCGCTCGCGGCCGTCGAACCCTCCGCGATGCGTGAGTACGTCGCCGAGTCGCCCAACACCGACTTTGCGGACGTCGGCGGCCTCGAGGACGCCAAACAGGTGCTCCGGGAGTCCGTCGAGTGGCCGCTGACCTACGAGCGACTCTTCGATCGGACGAACACCGACCCGCCGTCGGGCGTCCTGCTCTACGGGCCACCCGGAACCGGAAAGACGCTTCTGGCTCGAGCGCTCGCTGGCGAGACGGACGTCAACTTCGTTCGCGTCGACGGGCCGGAAATCGTCGACCGCTACGTCGGCGAGAGCGAGAAAGCGATCCGGAAGGTGTTCGAGCGAGCCCGCCAGTCGGCCCCTTCGATCGTCTTTTTCGACGAAATCGACGCCATCGCCGCCAATCGTGATGACGGCCACGAGGTGACCGACCGCGTCGTCTCTCAGCTGCTGACCGAACTCGACGGCATGCGCGAGAACCCGAATCTCGTGGTGCTGGCAGCGACCAACCGCAAGGACCACCTCGACCCGGCCTTGCTCCGACCGGGCCGCCTCGACACGCACGTCCTCGTGCCAGAACCCGACCTCGAGGCCCGACGCAAGATCCTCGAGGTCCACGGCCGAGGAAAACCGTTCGGAGAGGACGTCGACCTCGATGCCCTCGTCGACGACCTTGAGGGCTACACCGGCGCCGACCTCGAGGCGCTCGTCCGGGACGCCTCGATGCGGGCGATCCGCGAGGTCGCCACGAAGTACGGCCCCGAGGAGGCGAACGAACACGCGGACGACGTGGTCGTCGAGCAGCGCCACTTCGAGGCGGCTCGGGACGTAGTGGACGCGAAACGCTAA
- a CDS encoding PQQ-binding-like beta-propeller repeat protein: MATGAALATGSVLVSAGASQEVEDLQRSFEEPRGWSSHHGNTGNSATVPLDGWLPAPTSVAWEYDHTGDVAVVDQVVYLRTDGEVHSLEAEDGTVRWESDDIGAAGTPAVVDDAVYVGGDAVTALEAPTGEVRWRTGFESESQVPDPTVAFETVYVVVDGTLYALDRSDGSIRWERESVTLENRDGEKEEVRFASTPVAGDEESIYAGVGDAGFVALDPVTGDEQWSHQKLYHATHVNYHDYLVVGAGRLFTGQISEAERFPVLDAMTGERLESTTYRFPLAVTETANVTAGRNGFRAYHYDTEYSWSVGGSLDAWGRPIVVGRTVVVAHHPYTDEMPELYGFDLENGDELWSFSLGKLGIAEDNTPMWPHISYVSDGDTLYVSTRDRIAALRSSEDGGEDSNGNPPRLSVQAPESIEYREEADPAEDGADFDVTVTNRRNETTAIEVRLEVDSIDEPVFLELGSGETDTAHYTVTSRDLGAGEHDWTVSANDETETGTLVVTEQKEC; the protein is encoded by the coding sequence TTGGCAACAGGTGCAGCACTCGCGACTGGTAGCGTCCTCGTCTCCGCCGGAGCGAGTCAGGAGGTGGAGGACTTACAACGCTCGTTCGAGGAGCCACGTGGCTGGTCCTCTCACCATGGAAACACCGGAAATTCGGCGACTGTTCCTCTCGATGGCTGGCTTCCCGCGCCAACGTCGGTCGCCTGGGAGTACGACCACACAGGAGACGTCGCCGTCGTCGATCAGGTCGTCTACCTTCGAACCGACGGGGAAGTGCACTCGCTCGAGGCCGAGGACGGCACGGTCCGGTGGGAGAGCGACGACATCGGTGCCGCGGGGACGCCGGCAGTGGTCGACGATGCCGTCTACGTCGGCGGCGACGCCGTGACGGCGCTCGAGGCTCCGACGGGTGAGGTTCGCTGGCGAACGGGGTTCGAGTCCGAAAGTCAGGTTCCGGATCCCACCGTCGCGTTTGAGACGGTGTACGTGGTCGTCGACGGGACACTGTATGCGCTCGACCGGAGCGACGGCTCGATCCGGTGGGAGCGAGAGTCGGTCACGCTCGAGAACCGCGACGGTGAGAAGGAGGAGGTTCGATTCGCATCGACGCCGGTCGCCGGCGACGAGGAATCGATCTACGCGGGCGTCGGCGATGCAGGCTTTGTCGCGCTCGACCCGGTTACGGGCGACGAGCAGTGGTCCCACCAGAAACTGTATCATGCTACGCATGTGAACTATCACGACTACCTCGTCGTCGGGGCGGGGCGGCTCTTTACGGGGCAGATCAGCGAAGCCGAGCGTTTTCCCGTCCTCGACGCGATGACCGGTGAACGCCTCGAGAGTACGACGTACCGATTCCCACTGGCTGTGACCGAAACGGCGAACGTCACCGCGGGCAGGAACGGATTCCGTGCCTACCATTATGACACGGAGTACAGCTGGTCGGTTGGCGGGAGCCTGGACGCGTGGGGACGTCCGATCGTCGTCGGTCGAACCGTCGTCGTCGCTCATCACCCCTACACGGACGAAATGCCGGAGCTGTACGGATTCGACCTCGAGAACGGGGACGAACTCTGGTCGTTTTCGCTCGGAAAACTCGGCATAGCGGAGGACAATACGCCGATGTGGCCCCACATATCGTACGTCTCCGACGGGGACACCCTCTACGTCTCGACACGGGACAGGATCGCAGCCCTTCGATCGTCCGAAGACGGGGGAGAGGACTCGAACGGCAATCCCCCACGTCTCTCGGTTCAGGCCCCGGAATCGATCGAATACCGGGAAGAAGCGGATCCTGCCGAAGACGGCGCGGACTTCGACGTCACCGTGACGAACCGACGAAACGAGACGACAGCTATCGAGGTCCGACTCGAGGTCGACTCGATCGACGAACCGGTCTTCCTCGAGCTAGGCAGTGGCGAGACCGACACCGCGCACTACACCGTCACGAGCAGAGATCTCGGAGCCGGTGAACACGACTGGACCGTCTCCGCGAACGACGAGACCGAGACGGGGACGCTCGTCGTCACCGAGCAGAAGGAGTGCTAA
- a CDS encoding triphosphoribosyl-dephospho-CoA synthase: MRPDRNAELALLLEVAGTPKPGNVDRHRDLEDLRFEHFLAGAVGARDGLEMAADSAEVGPAFERAVEGMAEQDGGNTQFGALLLLVPLVRAARGGAGLTRSDAEAVVEGTTVADAAEFYRAFDHVDVFVGDPPADMEPLDVRRGSDAIPALEERGLTLYDVMDRSVPGDDVAREWVRGFERSFAAADRLADADGPILERAAAVFLSLLAERPDTLVAARHGEDVAVEVTDRAATLHERGALETDRPAVEAFADDLVDRGINPGTTADLTAAGLFIALERESVEI, encoded by the coding sequence ATGCGACCGGATCGAAACGCCGAACTCGCGCTCTTGCTCGAGGTCGCCGGCACGCCGAAGCCCGGGAACGTCGACCGACACCGCGACCTCGAAGACCTGCGATTCGAGCACTTCCTTGCGGGGGCCGTGGGCGCTCGCGACGGCCTCGAGATGGCGGCCGATAGCGCGGAGGTCGGTCCAGCGTTCGAACGTGCGGTCGAAGGGATGGCCGAGCAGGACGGCGGCAACACGCAGTTCGGGGCGCTACTCTTGCTCGTTCCGCTCGTTCGGGCCGCTCGAGGCGGTGCCGGCCTCACTCGATCCGACGCCGAGGCCGTCGTCGAGGGAACAACCGTCGCCGACGCCGCAGAGTTCTACCGCGCGTTCGATCACGTCGACGTCTTCGTCGGCGACCCACCGGCTGATATGGAACCCCTCGACGTCCGTCGCGGGAGCGACGCGATTCCGGCCCTGGAGGAGCGCGGGCTGACGCTGTACGACGTGATGGACCGGAGCGTCCCCGGCGACGACGTCGCTCGCGAGTGGGTCCGCGGGTTCGAGCGATCGTTCGCCGCGGCCGACCGGCTCGCTGACGCCGACGGGCCGATCCTCGAGCGCGCCGCTGCGGTCTTCCTCTCGTTGCTGGCCGAACGCCCCGACACGCTCGTCGCCGCCCGCCACGGCGAGGACGTCGCGGTCGAGGTGACCGACCGCGCTGCAACGCTCCACGAGCGGGGCGCCCTCGAGACCGATCGACCGGCGGTCGAGGCGTTCGCCGACGACTTGGTCGACCGCGGGATCAACCCGGGGACGACGGCTGATCTCACCGCGGCCGGGCTATTCATCGCCCTCGAGCGCGAATCGGTCGAGATATGA
- a CDS encoding DUF447 domain-containing protein, with the protein MSGHDSDLEADGGGSDQDASDDSSTAGWPLELSGVSETVVTTLGPNGLWNVAALGVFAGDPATARTWGNTRTRRNFERQGEGYVQFTRDPVEFVDAALSITEREDPILESADAWARVAVERVETGTADGADWAAWTLDPRESAVERESVTPINRGFGAVIEATVAASRLGIEGYDRARLEGLLEHCLEVVDRAGGAREQAAFANLVAYSEWNPSARARDENEWL; encoded by the coding sequence ATGAGCGGCCACGATTCCGACCTCGAGGCAGACGGCGGCGGTTCCGACCAGGACGCCAGCGACGATTCGAGTACCGCGGGGTGGCCACTCGAACTCAGTGGGGTCAGCGAAACCGTCGTCACCACGCTCGGGCCCAACGGATTGTGGAACGTCGCCGCCCTCGGCGTCTTCGCCGGCGACCCCGCCACCGCCAGAACCTGGGGGAACACGCGAACGCGCCGGAACTTCGAACGGCAGGGAGAGGGCTACGTCCAGTTTACCCGCGACCCGGTCGAGTTCGTCGACGCCGCGCTCTCGATCACCGAACGCGAAGACCCAATCCTCGAGTCCGCCGACGCCTGGGCTCGCGTAGCGGTCGAGCGAGTCGAAACCGGCACGGCCGACGGCGCCGACTGGGCGGCCTGGACGCTCGATCCCCGCGAGTCGGCCGTCGAACGCGAGTCGGTGACGCCGATCAATCGCGGCTTCGGCGCCGTGATTGAAGCGACCGTCGCGGCTTCCCGCCTCGGAATCGAGGGCTACGACCGCGCGCGACTCGAGGGGCTGCTGGAGCACTGCCTCGAGGTGGTCGACCGGGCTGGCGGCGCCAGAGAGCAGGCGGCGTTCGCGAATCTCGTGGCGTACAGCGAGTGGAACCCATCGGCGCGAGCGCGAGACGAGAACGAATGGCTTTAG
- a CDS encoding 30S ribosomal protein S17e, whose amino-acid sequence MAIKPAYIKKTGNILLEQYPEAFTTDFEQNKDSVTKLTNIESKGVRNRIAGYVTRKKGAAVSA is encoded by the coding sequence ATGGCAATCAAGCCGGCCTACATCAAAAAGACGGGGAACATCCTCCTGGAGCAGTATCCGGAGGCGTTCACGACCGACTTCGAACAGAACAAAGACAGCGTCACGAAGCTGACGAACATCGAATCGAAGGGCGTTCGAAACCGAATCGCGGGCTACGTCACGCGAAAGAAGGGCGCCGCCGTTTCGGCCTGA
- a CDS encoding RAD55 family ATPase, which translates to MQRMPLGISRFDAMIGGGAPSGSVVLLATEAGAGGREFCYTATAMNGLARADGDQFEFYYGDLEPGVALPDNVHYVSFSSERGAIVDEMTFVLDDNLVEAGTSAVSFVDLSQEFFQLTPVPTDWYSDTRTDITNLGDGTNRRNVLEALGEYLTEHAPGNLVVIDSATDLLAAAATSDQFSQSDLTILLKGLKRAAYRWGGIVLLLVDVETLTGQAFGQLKEAVDGTLHFEWESGGSERDRTLVVEEFRGVLSRLEDENIVQFETEIRDSGFDISNVRKIR; encoded by the coding sequence ATGCAGCGGATGCCACTCGGTATCTCGCGGTTCGACGCGATGATCGGCGGCGGCGCACCGAGCGGAAGCGTCGTCTTGCTGGCGACCGAGGCGGGTGCGGGCGGCCGGGAGTTCTGTTACACGGCGACGGCCATGAACGGCCTCGCCAGGGCAGACGGCGACCAGTTCGAGTTCTACTACGGCGACCTCGAGCCTGGCGTCGCTCTCCCCGACAACGTCCACTACGTCTCCTTTTCGAGCGAGCGAGGCGCAATTGTCGATGAGATGACATTCGTCCTCGATGACAACCTCGTCGAGGCGGGGACGTCGGCCGTCTCGTTCGTCGACCTCTCGCAGGAGTTCTTCCAGTTGACGCCGGTGCCGACCGACTGGTACAGCGACACGCGAACCGACATCACGAACCTGGGCGACGGAACGAACCGACGGAACGTGCTCGAGGCGCTCGGCGAGTACCTTACCGAACACGCCCCCGGGAACCTGGTCGTCATCGACTCCGCGACGGACCTGCTCGCAGCCGCGGCCACCAGCGACCAGTTCTCCCAGAGCGATCTGACGATACTACTCAAGGGGCTCAAACGAGCGGCATACCGATGGGGCGGCATCGTCCTGTTGCTCGTCGACGTCGAAACGCTCACCGGGCAGGCGTTCGGTCAGCTCAAGGAAGCCGTCGACGGAACACTGCACTTCGAGTGGGAGAGCGGGGGCTCCGAACGGGATCGGACGCTGGTCGTGGAGGAGTTTCGAGGGGTGCTCTCGCGGCTCGAGGACGAGAACATCGTCCAGTTCGAAACCGAGATTCGCGACAGCGGATTCGACATCAGTAACGTGCGAAAGATTCGGTAG
- the sucD gene encoding succinate--CoA ligase subunit alpha, giving the protein MSVLVDDDTRVVVQGITGGEGKFHAGQMLEYGTNVVAGAVPGKGGQEVHGVPVYDTVDQAVEEEDADASVIFVPPAFAADAIFEALDTDLDLAVAITEGVPSQDMAKVNKRLTETDTRLIGPNCPGLITPGEAKLGILPGNIFAEGDVGLVSRSGTLTYQVVDSLTQRGIGQTTAVGIGGDPIIGTDFVDALELFENDPDTKAIVMCGEIGGEDEEEAAAYIDEHVETPVAGFIAGRTAPPGKRMGHAGAIVSGSGTGTAESKIDALNDAGVPVGDTPEEVADHIESFL; this is encoded by the coding sequence ATGAGCGTTTTAGTCGACGACGACACTCGCGTGGTTGTACAGGGAATCACCGGCGGCGAAGGGAAGTTCCACGCCGGACAGATGCTCGAGTACGGGACCAACGTGGTCGCCGGCGCCGTCCCCGGCAAGGGCGGCCAGGAGGTCCACGGCGTCCCGGTTTACGACACGGTCGACCAAGCCGTCGAGGAAGAAGACGCCGACGCCTCGGTCATCTTCGTCCCGCCTGCGTTCGCGGCGGACGCCATCTTCGAGGCTCTGGACACGGACCTCGACCTCGCGGTCGCGATCACCGAGGGCGTCCCGTCCCAGGACATGGCGAAGGTCAACAAGCGCCTGACCGAGACCGACACGCGGCTCATCGGGCCGAACTGTCCCGGCCTGATCACGCCCGGCGAGGCCAAACTCGGCATCCTTCCCGGCAACATCTTCGCCGAGGGTGACGTTGGGCTCGTTTCCCGCTCCGGAACGCTGACCTACCAGGTCGTCGACAGCCTCACCCAGCGCGGGATCGGCCAGACCACCGCCGTCGGTATCGGCGGCGACCCGATCATCGGCACCGACTTCGTCGACGCCCTCGAGCTGTTCGAGAACGACCCCGACACGAAGGCGATCGTCATGTGCGGCGAGATCGGTGGCGAGGACGAAGAGGAGGCCGCGGCGTACATCGACGAGCACGTCGAGACGCCAGTCGCGGGCTTCATCGCCGGTCGAACGGCCCCGCCAGGAAAGCGGATGGGCCACGCGGGCGCCATCGTCTCCGGGTCGGGTACCGGCACCGCAGAGAGCAAGATCGACGCGCTCAACGACGCGGGCGTCCCCGTCGGCGACACGCCCGAGGAAGTCGCCGATCACATCGAGAGCTTCCTCTAG
- the sucC gene encoding ADP-forming succinate--CoA ligase subunit beta → MKLHEYQAKQVFADAGVPTPESTLASDVDGVLAAADEIGYPVAIKAQVQVGGRGKAGGIKLAEDADEARDAAESILGMDLKGYHVDRVLVEEAVDFVNELYVGVTMDRGEGKPVAMVSTKGGVDIEQVAEETPEAIAREHVDPAFGMHPYQARKAVYDADVDADLALDVAGVLTTLYDLWEDRDGSDAEINPLMVTSDGEVIAADAVMNIDEDALFRQPELAEMEDEAASGDELEQKADEYDFDYVRLEGNVGIIGNGAGLVMTTLDLVDHYGGKPANFLDVGGGAKAERIANALDMVFSDENVDSVVFNIFGGITRGDEVAKGINEALGQFDEIPKPVVVRLAGTNWEEGMEILNEDLVTVEQTLEDAVQRAVAYAEDEEGDQ, encoded by the coding sequence ATGAAACTCCACGAGTACCAGGCGAAGCAGGTGTTCGCTGACGCCGGGGTTCCGACGCCAGAGTCGACGCTCGCGTCGGACGTCGACGGCGTCCTGGCGGCCGCCGACGAGATCGGCTATCCGGTCGCGATCAAGGCACAGGTTCAGGTCGGGGGCCGCGGCAAGGCCGGCGGGATCAAACTCGCCGAGGACGCCGACGAGGCCCGCGACGCGGCCGAATCAATCCTCGGGATGGACCTCAAGGGCTACCACGTCGACCGCGTGCTGGTCGAGGAAGCCGTCGACTTCGTCAACGAACTGTACGTCGGCGTGACGATGGACCGCGGGGAGGGCAAGCCCGTCGCCATGGTCTCGACGAAAGGCGGCGTCGACATCGAGCAGGTCGCCGAGGAGACGCCCGAAGCGATCGCTCGTGAACACGTCGATCCCGCGTTCGGCATGCACCCCTACCAGGCTCGCAAGGCCGTCTACGACGCGGATGTCGACGCGGACCTCGCCCTCGACGTCGCGGGCGTCCTGACGACGCTCTACGACCTCTGGGAGGACCGCGACGGGTCGGACGCCGAGATCAACCCGCTGATGGTCACCAGCGACGGCGAAGTCATCGCGGCCGACGCCGTGATGAACATCGACGAAGACGCCCTCTTCCGCCAGCCCGAGCTCGCGGAGATGGAAGACGAAGCCGCGAGCGGCGACGAACTCGAGCAGAAGGCAGACGAGTACGATTTCGACTACGTCCGACTCGAGGGCAACGTCGGGATCATCGGCAACGGTGCCGGTCTCGTGATGACGACGCTGGACCTCGTGGACCACTACGGCGGGAAGCCCGCGAACTTCCTCGACGTCGGCGGTGGCGCGAAGGCCGAGCGAATCGCCAACGCGCTGGACATGGTGTTCTCCGACGAGAACGTCGACTCGGTCGTGTTCAACATCTTCGGGGGCATCACCCGCGGCGACGAAGTCGCCAAAGGGATCAACGAGGCCCTCGGACAGTTCGACGAGATTCCGAAGCCGGTCGTCGTGCGACTGGCCGGAACGAACTGGGAGGAAGGCATGGAGATTCTGAACGAGGACCTCGTGACGGTCGAACAGACCCTCGAGGATGCAGTCCAGCGTGCCGTTGCCTACGCTGAGGACGAGGAGGGAGACCAATGA